In the Rhodoferax fermentans genome, CGTCCACAGCGCCAGCAGTTTCACCGGCAGCAGCATCAGCGTGGGCACCAGAAACAGCGCCAGTGCCGCGTAGGGTGGCAGGGCGGCGATGTGCCGCTCCAGCCAGCGCAAGCCCGGTATCCGCCCGACCCAGGCCAGCGCACGCTGCAGCGGCTCCCAACCCCATTCCTCAAACAGGATCAGCAGTGCCAACAGGCCTGCCAATACCGCTTTGAGCAGGCGAAGCGGCAGAGAGATGATGCGGGCGGGCTTGGCAGGTGTTGTGCTCATGACCTCTTTGTACCTGAGAAAATGACTGGCCCAACCATGGGCAAGTGTGTGCCCGAAATGCGTCAGGTTGCGCAGACAGTACCCTGCCGCCGCCGATGGCAGCGCTTTGACAACAGGACAGTTGTCGGTCGGGGCCAACAGTTGGTGTCAAAAGTGGTCGTGTTTGTGCCAATCCTGTGTTGCATGTGTTTGAATATTTGCTGCCCTAGCCAGCCCCATACGTTCGATTGAAGGGAGACTGCTTGATGAAGTTTTTGCTGCTTAGCGTGTTGCTGATGGTTGGTGCCGCCAGCGCACAAACGCCAGAACCGATGATCCGCATTTGTGACAACACCGGATGCTCGGACCGACCGCGCGACAGCGCCACCTTTGACCCCTTGCGCGACGACAACCCGGAAGAAACGCGCCGTCTGGCAGCGCTGACCGACATCGCCAGCAAAGACCCCCGCGCTGCATATGACTTGGCGCTGCGCTACTTTCGAGGTGACGGTGTGCGCCGAGACAGCTATCAGGCGCTGCAGTGGATGCGTGACGCCGGTGAGCGGGGTGTGCCTGCGGCCTGGCTAGCCTTGGGCCGCTTGTATCTGATGGGGCTGGAGGAGATGGGCTCTGACCCGGCTGAGGCTGAAAAATGGCTGTCACTTGCCGCCGAGCGGGGTAATAAAGAAGCCCGCAAATTGCTGTCACAAGCGCGTTCCGCCCAAAAGTCCGAACAGGAGTCGTTCCAGCAACGTGAAGCAGATCGAAAGGCATGGCCTGGCTGGTGGGGCAGCGCTTATACCTACCACTGGTTCTGGTCCCCGAGTGGCTGGTATTACCGCTGAGCCGCCGATAATCCGAAGCGCCCTTTATCCAACTACCTTGAGAGAAAGTCGATCCATATGAACAAGTCCTCGTCCTCCCTGCGTTTGACCGCATTGGCTGCTTTGCTGGCTTTGGCCGGCTGTGTCACACCCGGTGGTACCGTGACCACGGGTGCCGAAGCCTCCTCCAGCACCACTGCCGTCAAAGGCGCAGCAGCTGGCGGCACCAGCGTGGGGGCCGATCCCAGTCTGGAGCGCTGCGATGCGCCGCTGGGCACCTTGGCGGTGGACGATGGTCGCGGCAAGGAATGGTTTGCCAGCTTTGGCGCAGCCACCCAGGTCACCACCATTGAGCCGCTGCTGCGCCTGGCTGTGCAGCAGTCGAACTGCTTTGTGATCACGTCCATTGGCAACAACAAGACTGAGAGCAAGATTTCGTCGATCACCGACAAACAACGCAACTCGGGTGAGTTCCGTGCTGGGTCGAAACAGCAAAAAGGACAGCGCGTGGCGGCTGACTACTACCTGGAGCCAGCCATCATCATCGACAACGACTCCACTGGCAAACTGGCAGGCTCCTTGGGCGGCATGTTGGGTGGTACCTTCGGCGCCATTGCGGGCTCGATGGAAAGCAAGGCTTCGGTGGTGACGATGACGATGTTTGACATCCGCTCGGGTGTGCAGATTGCCATTTCACAAGGCAATGCCACCGCCACCAACTTTGGTGCGGCCCTGGGCGCGTTTGGCGGTGGTGCGGCGGGCGGGCTGAGCGGTTTCTCGCGCACACCGGCTGGCAAGGCCACGGTGGCTGCGTTTGTGGATGCCTACAACAGCATGGTGATCTCGTTGCGCAACTACAAGGCGCAAGAAGTTAAGGGCGGCCTAGGCAAGGGCGGTGTGCTCAAGGTCGGGAAATAAACACAAGCACACACATCCTGAACCTTACACCCCACGCGCCCGGTCTGCCTTGAACTGGGCGCGGAAAGCGCCAAAGGTGCCACTCTCCAGCGATGCGCGGATCTCGGCCATCAGGTTCAGGTAGTAGTGCAGGTTGTGGATGCTCGAGAGCATCGGGCTGAGCATTTCGGCGCAGCGGTCCAGGTGGTGCAGGTAGGCGCGGCTGAAGCCACCGCTCACTGAACCGTCCGGCCGCGTGACGCCTTTGCAGGCGTAACAAGTGCAGGTGGGGTCTAGCGGGCCGTGGTCGGTCTTGTGGCGGGCGTTGCGGATTTTGAGGTCGCCATAACGCGTGAATAACGTGCCGTTGCGGGCGTTGCGCGTGGGCATCACGCAGTCGAACATGTCCACGCCTTGGGCCACACCTTCGACCAGATCTTCCGGTGTGCCAACACCCATCAGGTAGCGCGGTTTGTTGGTCGGCAGGCGGTGTGGACTGTGCGCCATGATGCGCAACATCTCGTCCTTGGGTTCGCCCACACTGACACCACCCACGGCGTAACCGGGGAAGTTCATGGCAACCAGGGCTTCCAGTGACTCCTGGCGCAGGTGCTCGAACATGCCGCCTTGCACAATACCAAACAAGGCGTTGGGGTTCTCCAGCCGGGCAAACTCGTCCTGGCTGCGTTTGGCCCAGCGCAGGCTCATTTCCATGCTGGTGCGGGCCTCGCGCTCGGTGGTGATCTGGCCCTTGGTTTTGGGTTCGACCGACAGATACGGCGTGCATTCGTCAAGCTGCATCACGATGTCGGAGTTCAGCGTGGTCTGGATCTGCATCGACACTTCGGGCGACATGAAGAGTTTGTCGCCGTTGACTGGGCTGGAAAAGTGCACCCCTTGTTCGGTGATTTTGCGCATGGCACCCAGGCTCCAGACCTGAAAACCGCCCGAGTCGGTCAGGATCGGCTTGTTCCAGCGCTCAAAACCGTGCAGGCCGCCAAAACTCTGCATCACGTCTTGCCCCGGGCGCATCCACAGATGAAACGTGTTGCCCAGGATGATTTGTGCGCCCATGTCTTCCAGGCTGGAGGGCATCACACCCTTGACGGTGCCGTAGGTGCCCACCGGCATGAAGATCGGGGTTTGCACCACGCCATGGTTGAGGGTCAGGGTGCCACGGCGCGCGTGGGAGCCCGCGTAGCCAGTGTCAGCGTTGGCGGGGTCGGTATGGAGCAGGTCGAATGTGAGCATGGGGCTATTGTCTTTGATCGTGGCATCGTCGCGTGCCGGGTGCTGTTCAGTCGGGCTGTGTCACCAAATCGTCACGTGATCGACATAGGATTTTCCCTTGCGCAGGTGACAGCAGGCGCTGTGTCACCCGCCTTTTACTTTAGGAATAACCCATGTCACGTTCACGTTCCCCGATCCAGGTCGCCCTGGTGCTGGCTTGCGCACAAGCCCTGATGCCCGTTTGGGCACAACCCGCCGCCACGACGGGTGGCTATTTCAACCGCGTGGCCACTTTCGAGGCCTACCGCAATGTGCCCGAAGGCCGCGCCGTCAGCAAAAAGTCGGTGGCCGAAATTGTGGCCGCCAGTGCCGATGGCCGTTGGCTGGCCTACACCGATGGTGAACAGCAAGGCATTGGTTTTATTGACATCAGCAAGCCGTCTCAGCCCAAACCAGCAGGGTTTGTACCGGTCGATGGTGAGCCGACCTCGGTGGTGTTTGCCCACGGCAAGGTGCTGGCGGTGGTGAGTTCCACCCGCCAGTTTGACCAACCCGAAGGTCACCTGGCGGTGCTGGACTTTGCCAGCCGCAAGCTGGTCGCCCAATGCCCGCTGCGCGGCCAGCCTGATTCGATTGCCCTGGATGCTGGGGCCAAACATGCGGTGATCGTGATCGAGAACGAACGTGATGAAAAGCTCAACAAGGGCGCCATTCCCCAGCTGCCCGGTGGCAACCTCAGCATCGTGCCCTTGGATGCCCAAGGTTTGCCGGATTGCACGCGGCTGCACCCGGTGTCTCTGGCCGGTTTGGCCGAGATTGCGCCGACTGACCCGGAGCCCGAATTTGTCAAGGTCAATCGCCAGGGGGTGGCTGTGGTGTCCTTGCAAGAGAACAACCACCTGGTGCTGGTGGACGTGGCCAAACGGGCGGTGCTCAAACACTTCTCTGCGGGCACGGTGAACCTCAAGGAAGTGGACACCAAACGTGACGGCAACATCCAGCCCACCGGCAGCTTGACCGGTGTGCTGCGTGAACCCGACGCGGTGGCTTGGCTCGATGACAAACGTTTTGTCACCGCCAATGAAGGGGATTACAAGGGTGGTTCGCGCAGCTTTTCCATCTTTAACACCGACAGCACCCTGGCCTGGGACAGTGGCAACTTCCTGGACCATGAGGCGATCCGCCTGGGTCACTATCCAGAAGCACGCTCGGGCGCCAAAGGCAATGAGCCCGAGAGTGTGGAGGTGGGTATGTTTGGCAAGGATCGTCTGATTTTTGTGGGTTCGGAGCGCTCCTCACTGGTCACGGTGTGGCGTGATCGGGGCGCTGGCCAGCCACCGCAGTACCTGCAGGCCTTGCCCGCAGGCAGTGGCCCCGAAGGTCTGTTGGCTATCCCTCAGAGAAACCTGCTGGTGGTGGCCAGTGAAAACGACGGTGCGGCCCGTGCCAGTGTGATGATTTACCAGCGCGGCACCGAACTGCCTGCCTATCCCACGCTGATGTCGAGCGACAGCGCCAGCGGCACACCGATTCCTTGGGGTGCGCTGTCTGGCTTCTCTGCCGATCGCCAGAAAGCGGGACGTTTGTGGGCGGTGACCGACAGCGCTTATGCCACAACACGCATTCTGCAGATCGACGCCAACTTCAGTCCGGCGCTCATCTCCGCCGCGATCAGTGTGACCAAGGACGGCAAACCGGTGGGTTTTGACGGTGAAGGCATCGCGCAGCGTGCCGACGGCGGTTTCTGGATCGCCTCGGAGGGTGACCCTGACAAGAAGTCAGGTCCTCTCAAAGACATGCTGGTCCGGGTGAATACCAAGGGCGAAGTGCAGGAAGAAATCAGCTTGCCCGAGAGCCTGAGCCACCACGCTGTGCGTTTTGGCTTGGAAGGGGTCACTACCACCGGTGAAGGTGCACAGGAGCAGGTGTGGCTGGCGGTACAGCGGGAGTGGAAGGACGACCCCAAGGGGATGGTGAAGATTCTGCGCTACACCCCGGCCACCCAGACCTGGGGTGTGCTGCACTACCCGCTCGACACCACGGCGGTGGCCGGTGGCTGGGTAGGGCTGTCGGAGATCACAGCCGTCGGTAACGACAACTTTGTGGTGATCGAGCGTGACAACCAGTTTGGCGACCAATCCCTCAAAACACTCAAAGCCTTCTCTGTGGCTGGGTTGCAACCTGCTGCGCCAGGGGATGCCAACGTGCCGGTGGTGCACAAGCGCCTGGTGCGTGATCTGGTGCCTGATTTGCAAAAACAACACGGCCATGTGCTCGACAAGGTCGAGAGTTTTGCGGTGGACGTCACCGGCCAGGCGTTTGCCGTGACCGACAACGACGGTGTGGAGGGTGGCGCCAGTGGTGAAACGCAGTTCCTGCGTTTGGGCCAGTTGCCTGGCCTGCGTTAAGGCTGGCGGGTCAGCAGCATGGCGTCGCCATAGCTGAAGAACCGGTACTTTTCCTGGATGGCGTGGGCGTACAGCGCCATGATGTGCTCATAACCCGCAAAGGCGCTCACCAACATCATCAGGCTGGACTTGGGCAGGTGGAAGTTGGTGATCAATGCGTCGACTTGTCTGAACTCAAAGCCTGGGGTGATGAAGATGCGGGTGTCGCCAGTGCTGGTGCCCGATTGCGCCCAGGACTCCAGTGTGCGCACGGTGGTGGTGCCCACGGCCACGATGCGTCCACCACGGGCCCGGCAATCGGCAATCGCCTGCTGGGTGGACGCAGGCACCTCGTACCACTCGCTGTGCATCTGATGTTCGGACAGGTTCTCGGTCTTGACCGGTTGAAACGTGCCGGCGCCCACATGCAGCGTGACCTGGGCGCGTTGCACCCCCAGCGCGTCAATTTGTGCCAACAAAGCCTCGTCAAAATGCAGGGCTGCCGTCGGGGCCGCCACCGCCCCCGGGTTTTTGGCGAACACCGTCTGGTAACGCCGGGCGTCCTCTTCCGAGTCGGTATGGGTGATGTAGGGTGGCAAAGGCACATGGCCATGGCGGCTCATCAGGGTGTAGGGGTCGTCACCCGCATCGTTGGACAGCACAAAGCGAAATAACGCACCCTGTTCATCGGGCCAGCGGCCCAGCAGGGTGGCGCTCAGGTGGTCCGTGCTGCCGGGCGCACTCACCAGGGCCACGGTGGTGCCAACCTCGGGCTTTTTGCTGACGCGCATGTGGGCGGCCACCTGGTTGCCACCCAGCACCCGCTCCACCAGCAGTTCGAGTTTGCCGCCAGTGGGTTTTTCACCAAACAGGCGGGCGTTCATGACCTGGGTGTCGTTGAAGACCATCAGGTCGCCGGGTTGCAGCAACGCCGGCAAATCCCTGAACACGCGGTCTACCGGGCTGGCGCTGCGGCCGTCCAGCAGGCGCGAGCCGCTGCGCTCAGGCGCCGGGTGTTGGGCAATCAGCTCGGGCGGCAGCTGGAAGTCAAAGTCACTGAGGGTGAAGCTGCGCGGGGCGCTTGGGGAGGATGTATTCATGGTGCTTGAGGGGCGGACAGGCCCCGTGCCAAGTGGATCAACCCGCCATTCTCGCAGGCCCGCTGTCACGAGGCTCATCGTTGTCAACGCATCAGAGATTTGCTGGCGCTGTGTGCGCTGGCGCACGGCAAGTTGCCACCTGCCGGTGATATAACTTTTGTTTTAGTACTCACAAGGACTCACCATGACCCCATTCACATCCCCCGCCCGCCTGGCCACCACCGGCCTGTGCGCCTTTGCTTTGCTGGCCAGTGGCTGCGCCAACATGTCTGATACACAACGTGGCACGGCCATTGGTGCCGGTGTGGGGGTGCTGGCAGGCGCCGCTATTGGCGACAGCAGCAAGTCCGCTGCCATTGGTGCTGGTTTGGGCGCCTTGGGTGGATACATCTGGTCGAACCAGATGGCGAAGAAAAAAGCCGCGATGGAGCAGGCCACCGCCGGTACCGGTGTAGCGGTGACTCAAACGGACGACAACCAGCTCAAACTCAACATCCCGAGTGATATCTCGTTTGACACCGGGCGTGCCAACATCAAGTCCAATCTGCAGCCTATCCTGGACCAGTTTGCACAGGGTCTGTCGAGCCAGCCCAACACCGAGATCCGCATCATCGGCCACACCGACAGCACCGGCTCGGATGCCATCAACAACCCGCTGTCGGTCAACCGCGCGGTCAGCGCACGTGAGTACCTGGCTTCGCGTGGTGTGGATGCACGCCGCATCCAGATTGACGGCCGGGGTTCGCGTGAGCCGATTGCGGACAATAACTCCGAGGCGGGCCGCGCCAAAAACCGCCGTATCGAGATCTTCCTGGCCGAACGCGCGACAGCTGCACGTTAAGGACGGTTCTGACAACAGCGCGGGCTGTGGCGGCCCGCGCTGTTGTTTTACGCGGCCAGAGGCAAGGGCAGCGGTGGCATCGTGCTTTGGTATTGTTTCTTGGCTGCGGCATAACACTCGCAAGCCCCACGCTCCAGCCGCTGCCTATCGAGCACCGTGACGTGACCGCGGCGGTAACGGATCACGCCGCTGAGCTGCAGTTTGTGCGCCGCAGTGGTGATGCTTTCGCGCCGCACCCCCAGCAGGTTGGAGAATTGTTCATGGGTCATGGTCAACTCGCGTTGAGACGAGCGGTCCAGCCCAATCAGCAGGCGTCGGCAGAACTTCTGCTCGACCGAATGGAAGTGGTTGCACACGGCCAGTTGTGCCATTTGGGCCACCTGGGCATGGGCGTAACGCAGTAACAAGGGCAAGGCCGGGCCGCCTTGCGACAGCTCTTGTCGCACCGCATGGGCATTCAGCCGGTAGCCGCTTCCGGCGCTTTGTACCACCGCCTCGCTGGCAACGGTGCTGGCGCCCATGAGTGCATCGATGCCAACGACACCATCGTTGCCCAGCGCACCAATTTCGGTGGATGCGCCGTCGCGTGTGATGTACAGCAAGGACACGATGGCCGTGGTCGGAAAGTACACATAAGCTGGGGTGGCGCCAGAGGTGTGCAAGGACTTGTCCAGAGGCAGGTCAACGAACTCGAGTTGGGTACGCCAGCGAGTCCAAACTGACTCGGGCAACGCGGCCAAGAAGTGGTTTTGCCGTGGATCGCCAGTGGGGCGTGAGGTGATCTGCATCGTGCTCTCCTGATGGTTGGTGTCGTTTGGATGATGCCCAGCAACATGTCTGCGGGCTATCAGCCACCACCGCCAAGCTTTGTGGGCCTTGTCCTACACCTTGACTGGTCCAGCCCCCTCTTGCAACGACCCTATTTGCACAAGTTGCGGTCTTGTCCTACAGCGTTTTGGCCAACTTTCCGATATCCTGAGTGTCGAAAACCAGCCCATGGGCGGTTGTTTTGCCAAATGAGAGGTCGTTTTTTGTGAGCTTGCGCATTTTTCTTGTTGAAGACAGTTTGACGATCCGTGTCAGTTTGATGGACATGCTGACGGACCTTGTGGATGCCTGTCTGGTGGGTGTTGCGGAGCAGCAGACCGATGCGATTGAGTGGCTGAGCGAACATCCTGACGGATGGGATGTGGCCATTGTGGACATTTTTCTCAAACGTGGATCAGGTCTGCCCGTGCTCAGGGCCTGCGCCAATCGCTTACCCAAACAACGGGTGCTGGTGTTGTCCAACTACGCCACGGCTGAGATGCGCACGCAGGCTTTGCGTTTGGGGGCGGATCGTGTGTTTGACAAGTCGCAAGACGTCGATGCCTTGATCGATTACTGCCGCCAAGTGGGTCTGGATGTGAAGCTGCCTTGAGTTGCCCTCAATCCAGCAACCCGTTTTTCAGAGCGTAGTAGGTCAGATCACTGTTCGAGGCCAGTCCCATTTTCTCCAGGATGCGGGTGCGGTAGGTGCTGACGGTTTTGGCGCTCAGGAACAAGGACTGGGCGATATCACCCACGGTTTCACCTTTGGCCAGGCGCAACAACACCTGCAGCTCGCGCGCGGACAGTTGCTCGTGCGCTGCAGCGTCGTTTGGCCGGTTCAGTTGGCCTGCCAACAGGTCAGCAATCTGGGGCGTGATGTAGCGGTTGCCACCCGCAATACGACGTACTGCCGCCAAGACGTCTTCGGGTTCGCATTGTTTGTTGAGGTAGCCGCTGATGCCACGGCGTAACAAAGACACGGCGTAGTGCTCCTCGGGGTAACCGCTCAAGATCAGGATGCCCAAGTCGGGCGCGTGGGCTTGGATCCTGGCCAACACGTCCATACCCGATTGTTTAGGCATGGAGATGTCCAGGATCAGGACGTCCAGCTGGTGTTGACGCACCACCTCCAACGCCTGGGCGCCATCACCGGCTTCGGCAACGACCTCGATGTCGGGCTGGTCTGTGAAGAAGCCTCGCAGACCGCTGC is a window encoding:
- a CDS encoding tetratricopeptide repeat protein, translating into MMKFLLLSVLLMVGAASAQTPEPMIRICDNTGCSDRPRDSATFDPLRDDNPEETRRLAALTDIASKDPRAAYDLALRYFRGDGVRRDSYQALQWMRDAGERGVPAAWLALGRLYLMGLEEMGSDPAEAEKWLSLAAERGNKEARKLLSQARSAQKSEQESFQQREADRKAWPGWWGSAYTYHWFWSPSGWYYR
- the tgt gene encoding tRNA guanosine(34) transglycosylase Tgt is translated as MLTFDLLHTDPANADTGYAGSHARRGTLTLNHGVVQTPIFMPVGTYGTVKGVMPSSLEDMGAQIILGNTFHLWMRPGQDVMQSFGGLHGFERWNKPILTDSGGFQVWSLGAMRKITEQGVHFSSPVNGDKLFMSPEVSMQIQTTLNSDIVMQLDECTPYLSVEPKTKGQITTEREARTSMEMSLRWAKRSQDEFARLENPNALFGIVQGGMFEHLRQESLEALVAMNFPGYAVGGVSVGEPKDEMLRIMAHSPHRLPTNKPRYLMGVGTPEDLVEGVAQGVDMFDCVMPTRNARNGTLFTRYGDLKIRNARHKTDHGPLDPTCTCYACKGVTRPDGSVSGGFSRAYLHHLDRCAEMLSPMLSSIHNLHYYLNLMAEIRASLESGTFGAFRAQFKADRARGV
- a CDS encoding esterase-like activity of phytase family protein gives rise to the protein MSRSRSPIQVALVLACAQALMPVWAQPAATTGGYFNRVATFEAYRNVPEGRAVSKKSVAEIVAASADGRWLAYTDGEQQGIGFIDISKPSQPKPAGFVPVDGEPTSVVFAHGKVLAVVSSTRQFDQPEGHLAVLDFASRKLVAQCPLRGQPDSIALDAGAKHAVIVIENERDEKLNKGAIPQLPGGNLSIVPLDAQGLPDCTRLHPVSLAGLAEIAPTDPEPEFVKVNRQGVAVVSLQENNHLVLVDVAKRAVLKHFSAGTVNLKEVDTKRDGNIQPTGSLTGVLREPDAVAWLDDKRFVTANEGDYKGGSRSFSIFNTDSTLAWDSGNFLDHEAIRLGHYPEARSGAKGNEPESVEVGMFGKDRLIFVGSERSSLVTVWRDRGAGQPPQYLQALPAGSGPEGLLAIPQRNLLVVASENDGAARASVMIYQRGTELPAYPTLMSSDSASGTPIPWGALSGFSADRQKAGRLWAVTDSAYATTRILQIDANFSPALISAAISVTKDGKPVGFDGEGIAQRADGGFWIASEGDPDKKSGPLKDMLVRVNTKGEVQEEISLPESLSHHAVRFGLEGVTTTGEGAQEQVWLAVQREWKDDPKGMVKILRYTPATQTWGVLHYPLDTTAVAGGWVGLSEITAVGNDNFVVIERDNQFGDQSLKTLKAFSVAGLQPAAPGDANVPVVHKRLVRDLVPDLQKQHGHVLDKVESFAVDVTGQAFAVTDNDGVEGGASGETQFLRLGQLPGLR
- the queA gene encoding tRNA preQ1(34) S-adenosylmethionine ribosyltransferase-isomerase QueA, giving the protein MNTSSPSAPRSFTLSDFDFQLPPELIAQHPAPERSGSRLLDGRSASPVDRVFRDLPALLQPGDLMVFNDTQVMNARLFGEKPTGGKLELLVERVLGGNQVAAHMRVSKKPEVGTTVALVSAPGSTDHLSATLLGRWPDEQGALFRFVLSNDAGDDPYTLMSRHGHVPLPPYITHTDSEEDARRYQTVFAKNPGAVAAPTAALHFDEALLAQIDALGVQRAQVTLHVGAGTFQPVKTENLSEHQMHSEWYEVPASTQQAIADCRARGGRIVAVGTTTVRTLESWAQSGTSTGDTRIFITPGFEFRQVDALITNFHLPKSSLMMLVSAFAGYEHIMALYAHAIQEKYRFFSYGDAMLLTRQP
- a CDS encoding OmpA family protein, whose amino-acid sequence is MTPFTSPARLATTGLCAFALLASGCANMSDTQRGTAIGAGVGVLAGAAIGDSSKSAAIGAGLGALGGYIWSNQMAKKKAAMEQATAGTGVAVTQTDDNQLKLNIPSDISFDTGRANIKSNLQPILDQFAQGLSSQPNTEIRIIGHTDSTGSDAINNPLSVNRAVSAREYLASRGVDARRIQIDGRGSREPIADNNSEAGRAKNRRIEIFLAERATAAR
- a CDS encoding Crp/Fnr family transcriptional regulator, which codes for MQITSRPTGDPRQNHFLAALPESVWTRWRTQLEFVDLPLDKSLHTSGATPAYVYFPTTAIVSLLYITRDGASTEIGALGNDGVVGIDALMGASTVASEAVVQSAGSGYRLNAHAVRQELSQGGPALPLLLRYAHAQVAQMAQLAVCNHFHSVEQKFCRRLLIGLDRSSQRELTMTHEQFSNLLGVRRESITTAAHKLQLSGVIRYRRGHVTVLDRQRLERGACECYAAAKKQYQSTMPPLPLPLAA
- a CDS encoding response regulator, producing the protein MLTDLVDACLVGVAEQQTDAIEWLSEHPDGWDVAIVDIFLKRGSGLPVLRACANRLPKQRVLVLSNYATAEMRTQALRLGADRVFDKSQDVDALIDYCRQVGLDVKLP
- a CDS encoding response regulator — its product is MPNIKIAIIDDHALVRSGLRGFFTDQPDIEVVAEAGDGAQALEVVRQHQLDVLILDISMPKQSGMDVLARIQAHAPDLGILILSGYPEEHYAVSLLRRGISGYLNKQCEPEDVLAAVRRIAGGNRYITPQIADLLAGQLNRPNDAAAHEQLSARELQVLLRLAKGETVGDIAQSLFLSAKTVSTYRTRILEKMGLASNSDLTYYALKNGLLD